A window from Camelus dromedarius isolate mCamDro1 chromosome 9, mCamDro1.pat, whole genome shotgun sequence encodes these proteins:
- the LOC105096811 gene encoding cysteine-rich protein 1, giving the protein MPKCPKCDKEVYFAEWVTCLGKDWHRPCLKCEKCGKMLTSGGHAEHEGKPYCNHPYYAAMFGPKGFGRGGGESHTFK; this is encoded by the coding sequence ATGCCCAAGTGCCCCAAGTGTGACAAGGAGGTGTACTTTGCTGAGTGGGTGACCTGCCTCGGGAAGGACTGGCATCGGCCTTGCCTGAAGTGTGAGAAATGTGGAAAGATGCTGACCTCAGGGGGTCACGCTGAGCATGAAGGCAAGCCCTATTGCAACCACCCCTACTACGCTGCCATGTTCGGACCCAAAGGCTTTGGGCGTGGTGGAGGTGAGAGTCACACTTTCAAGTGA
- the ZNF329 gene encoding zinc finger protein 329: protein MTAQNIPAEELSCDMEVEGFMREGPHFSILGESWDCENQEGHLRQSAVTQEEPGAQEAVREYPGFGEHLSVSPDLPRHQRVSAANGFHVHGSDVKSLNCDPALYSCQKSCVAKRTGNSDTCGKAFNHSMEVIQFGRTQTREKPYKYIESVKPFNHFASLGEQKIMKRGKKLYEGKDFGDIFALSSSLTENRRSGPGEKLYKCAECGKCFKRNSSLVLHHRTHTGEKPYTCSECGKSFSKNYNLIVHQRIHTGEKPYKCSKCGKAFSDGSALTQHQRIHTGEKPYECLECGKTFNRNSSLILHQRTHTGEKPYRCNECGKPFTDISHLTVHLRIHTGEKPYECSRCGKAFRDGSYLTQHERTHTGEKPFECVECGKSFNRNSHLIVHQKIHSGEKPYECTECGKTFIESAYLIRHQRIHTGEKPYGCDQCQKLFRNIAGLIRHQRTHTGEKPYECSQCGKAFRDSSCLTKHQRIHTKETPYQCPECGKSFKQNSHLAVHQRLHSREGPSHCPQCGKAFRRSSSLVRHRRSHPGEQPVDTS from the coding sequence ATGACAGCTCAGAACATTCCTGCAGAAGAACTATCCTGTGACATGGAGGTGGAAGGATTCATGAGGGAGGGTCCTCATTTCTCCATTCTAGGTGAAAGTTGGGACTGTGAGAACCAAGAGGGGCATTTGAGGCAATCAGCTGTAACTCAGGAGGAACCAGGAGCTCAGGAAGCAGTTCGTGAATATCCTGGGTTTGGGGAGCATTTGAGTGTGAGCCCAGACCTTCCACGACATCAGAGAGTTTCTGCAGCAAACGGTTTCCATGTACACGGCTCAGATGTTAAAAGTCTAAATTGTGACCCAGCTTTATACAGTTGTCAGAAAAGCTGTGTAGCTAAGAGAACAGGTAACAGTGACACTTGTGGGAAAGCCTTCAACCATTCCATGGAAGTTATTCAGTTTGGAAGAACTCAAACTAGAGAGAAACCCTATAAATACATTGAAAGTGTGAAGCCTTTTAACCATTTTGCCTCTCTTGGTGagcaaaaaataatgaaaagaggtAAGAAACTGTATGAGGGTAAGGACTTTGGGGACATCTTTGCCCTGAGTTCATCTCTTACTGAAAACAGGAGGAGCGGCCCTGGAGAGAAGCTGTATAAATGTGCTGAATGTGGCAAGTGCTTCAAACGGAACTCTTCCCTTGTTTTGCATCACCgaactcacactggagagaaaccttatacCTGTAGTGAGTGTGGAAAATCCTTCTCCAAGAACTACAACCTGATTGTACATCAAAGAATCCATACAGGAGAGAAGCCCTATAAATGCAGtaaatgtgggaaagccttcagcgATGGGTCAGCTCTGACGCAACACCAGAGAATTCACACTGGGGAGAAACCTTACGAATGCTTAGAATGTGGAAAAACCTTCAACCGAAATTCATCCCTGATTCTGCATCAAAGGACTCATACAGGGGAGAAACCGTATAGATGTAATGAGTGTGGTAAACCTTTCACCGACATCTCTCATCTCACCGTGCATCTCAGgatccacactggggagaagccctaCGAATGCAGCAGGTGCGGAAAGGCCTTCCGAGACGGCTCTTACCTCACTCAGCACGAGAGGAcgcacactggagagaagcccttCGAATGTGTGGAATGCGGGAAATCCTTCAACCGGAACTCTCACCTCATCGTGCATCAAAAAATCCATTCTGGGGAGAAACCCTACGAGTGTACCGAATGTGGGAAAACTTTCATTGAGAGTGCTTACCTCATCAGGCACCAGAGGATCCATACTGGCGAGAAGCCCTATGGCTGTGACCAGTGTCAGAAGCTTTTCAGGAACATTGCCGGCCTCATCCGTCACCAGAGGACTCATACTGGCGAGAAGCCCTATGAGTGTAGTCAGTGTGGCAAAGCTTTCAGGGACAGCTCCTGTCTGACCAAGCACCAGAGAATTCACACTAAGGAGACCCCATACCAGTGTCCAGAATGTGGAAAGTCCTTCAAGCAGAACTCTCACCTGGCAGTGCATCAGAGACTCCACAGCAGGGAGGGTCCCAGCCATTGTCCTCAGTGTGGGAAGGCATTCAGAAGGAGCTCTTCCCTCGTCCGGCACCGAAGATCACACCCAGGAGAACAGCCTGTGGACACTTCATGA